TACACAAGAAGATTTATAACATACTTGTAACAAATTACTGTGAAACTTAAGTCAgttattcattcatttattttttcctcTCTTCCTTCGTTCTCTTTTCATTTACATTTTCAAGAAGAGATGTTGACATGGATACCTTGATGATGCTTCCACCTACAACCCCTCCTTTCAGCTCAAGAACTTCGCAACCAGGCTTATTAACATCAAACGAGCGAATCACAATCATCTGTGGCGGTGAAACAAAATCTCGAACTGGAACAGATATCTTTTTCATAATATATTCACACACCACATCCATGTTGTAATTCAACTGGGCAGAAATTGGTATTATTGGTGCATTAGATGCGACAGTTCCCTGGTTGCATTAAAGGGTAAGAAGTTTGATTACTACTATGAATCAAGAATTGGGGGCCGAGGGAAATTCAATTTTGTCTGAAATATTCACCTTTACATATTTCTGAATCGCTTGATATTGATTCCTGGCCACCTCCCCCTGAACAAGATCCACCTTATTTTGAAGAAGGATGAGATTTTGAATTTTCAGAAGATCTACTGCAGACCAATGCTCAAGTGTTTGAGGCTGGGGGAAACTCTCATTAGCAGCTATTAGGAGGAGTGATCCATCCATTACTGTTGCCCCACTGAGCATCCTAGTCATAAATATTTCATGTCCCTGTACATCGAAATTAAGATCAACAGATTAATCTGAAAAGTATGCTGCAAAGACAAAACATAGATTCAGGTCTTTGAAGTACTTACATATCCACATGTACACAATTCAGTAGCCTACGATAAGGAGTTATATTCACTTATCCATAGAATGCAGGTAGATTACTTGACTATCCAGTTCTTTAAACAAGTTACTTTACAGCTTAAAAAGGGATTTATGTAGTTGAAAACTTAACACAGAATTTAGTAAAAACTTAAGATAGGTGACATGCAGAAAAATTTGAGCATCCATAACTGTGACTGCCGGGGGGAAAGGTACTATGTGCTTTACTTATTCAATCTCTGTTTCCAAAATGAAGAACATACCGGGCAGTCAACAAAAGAGACATGTCTCAGCAGTTTCATCTTGGATTTATCAAAACCGGGCACATCACAGGGAGGATTGTCAACCATGTCACTTCCATACGCCCTGCATTATGTGTTTTTTAGGTAATTAGTACAAATTTAAGAAAAGATGAAGGAAACCAAACTTGAGCAGTTCAATAAACTTACTTGTAACACAGAGGCCGAGGACAGCGCTCATCttcacatttatatatttttgcaTTTGCATATCCAAGTCTAACAGTAATGTTCCGCTCCAGTTCACACTTGAAACGGGTAGTCTGTAATTAGTAGAAGAGCCAAAACATGTTATTAACGAAAAAGATAGGTAAATTATGATCAAAATGTGCTGAGAAATAAAAAACCAAGCATTGTAAGTTGTAGAAAAAGTGCATGACGATTACCCTGATGCCAGAGATTGCTCTTACAACGGTCGTTTTGCCATGCGCCACATGACCAATAAggccttcaaaatttcaacaCAGTCAGTTGGGATTTGGGAAGCAACAATGTATTAAAATCAAACAACTGTAAGTCTAATGAGGATTACCAATATTTATTGTTGGTTGATAAGAAATTATCTCGGGAGAGAGAGGATGCAGTTTGCTGACATCCAACTCTCCCGGATCCTGTTCCATCAGCTGTTTCGGACCCATCAACTTTGGCTCTGTAAACTTTTTCCCTGATATTTTGTTCAACTGTGGTAAACCTTATAAAACACCTTCAACAACATAACAATTAGATTATCATGAACCAAGTCCAGCACTAGCTATGAGTTGGTAAGATAATATAAGCACATTATGTTGcaggctatatatatatattgcaacACTGACATCAATCAACACCTCGTCCTATTAGCACTAAACAATATCATTGTTCAGATTTGCATGGTTTGTGACTATTGCTTTTCtcaatttaatttctttaaCAATAGGATTGGAATCTAATCTCCTTTGTTCTTTCTGACGAATAAAAAGCCTaagattttttttggttgaagtAAAAAGCCTAAGATTCTCCAAAGTAAAACAGCAATTAGTGATGTTTATATTGTCTGAACTCTAGATTGATAGTTCAAGCAATAGACATCAACAATTGATTGGACGAATTGATATGCAATCTGCAAATTTGCACGTACATAACATAACTGAACCATGGATTTAGGAAGAAAAAcgaaaaccaaaaaaagaattttaatttCCCTTTTTGATGAGAAGCGAATTAACAGATACATATTcagttccaaaaaaaaaaaagaagaaaactgaaGAGGGAAAAGACGATCAGAGTCtgctaaaactaaaaaactcaccTAAAAATCGAATCGACTCCGGTCAAGATTACTTTTTGATGATGTGGGACTTCAAAGAAAGTTGCCATGGTGCTGCTGTCTGCTGAGGAAGTAAAGGAAGAGAAATTCTTTCAACAACTCAATTGGtactcatcttttcttttttctttctcggGTTTGTGTGGAGAAGACAAACAAGCTTGAATCTTGAAGGGTGATTAATGGGTATAGAAAAAGCGGCTGGGCAGGTTGATTGGGCTGCAAGTTGCTGCGTACCTTCCAAAGTAGTCGTACCGTGGAAAGGGAGTTTCGTGTTAGACTGGTAACggtttgaaaaaattactgtaacgatttgacgTAGAAAAAAAGGTAATAAAAAAATGTGATTACGAAAAACGACATAATTTTCTAATagaaaatgacaatccaaacaggATCTAAGAGTCCGTTtgtttgaattgttattttctACGAAAACAGTGCTAATTCTTATGTGGTTGAGATGGGTATTaaattcttctttgtttttaaaTTGTTTTCCCTTTCATTAAGCCAAAAAAAGGAAttacaaagaagaagaagaagtaacTACTACTGATTAAGGCATGATAGGAAGATGATTATTACGaatttaaaacaaattttttttttttaaaaaagaggtGCCATGAAATAATCCGATGTGTTTTGAAGTAATTTGGGCCTAAATTGTGGCCCAAACATTGAAGCCAGATTGTACATAGGTTCTGATTAAGTGGGCCACAATTCTTGGCCCAAAAATATTCCACGATTCTGATGCTTTAAATCTTCTCAATCTTTCTAATCAGGTAAGATGGAATGAGCTAATTGTATGCATGACACAGCCAGTTATTCTGCTACCAGTGATTCTTAAAAAAAATGCCAGTAACAGTTACTTACAAAAAACCACAAACTCAGTTCCTAATGTTTCACCACCATTTCAGCAATTTCCATGTTACAAtcttaaaattaataaaagaaaatactagaaaaattgcTCCATACCCCTGTCACAACATTTCTAAGCTTTACAAGGCTGCTGGAAATGACCTAAACAGAAAAATACCAGGTTTTCCCCTTCATATAGGAAAAGAGAAACCCCTTCAGAAAAATTCTGCTGGCTTATCATCGGTAGCTTCCTCGCTAACACCATTGAGTacttccaaatcatcaaaacctgTGGTAGGTTTGTCACAACGTTAACAATGCACAAAAGAAGAACCTCTTTCATCAGAAATTTTTGTAAAGGATATTCATCATTACCTACACCTAAGGCTTCAAAATCATCAGCACGCGATCCCAAGAGCATTATGTTGCCCATAGGTGGGGAAATGGTGCTCCAATCGGATATGTTTTGGTCGTCTGAATAAGCCTCCTCCTTTATAAGCCAATCCTCAGCCACTCTAGAGTTAGCATGCAAAAGGGGGTCCACTGGCTCCTGCTCTTTAATCTTCTGAGCCCTATAAGAATACATTTAGAGAGCAAGATTTATCTGGTCTCCATCCACATCTAAACTACAAAACTTTTTGACATTGATACTTAAAATTTGATTACCTTTCCTTCAGCCACCAATTGTACTGAACCAAGACAAGATCATTGAGCCTCTGATGCTCCAAGCAATTTTTCGTTTCGTGCATCTGTTCAAGAGGTATGTGACTTGGCTTAGAGCCTATCAAGCTGCAAGTTTGACCAAGGATCCTGATAGCAAAGCGAGCTAAATTTGGGCATGCCCCGCCATATGTTGACCACCACTCAGctatggagagagagagagagagagagagcaaacaGAATGAGGCTTCTTTCACAAATCCAATAGCAGGGTACTGAACAAGATAACTAATAATAATCTGAAGTATAGAAAATGGATATTATGCTGCTATTCTTGAGCTCATTTTCTGTGTATAGGATAGGTGCCATCTTCTCAAAATCTCTTAATTATCCATCTTTATGGAAAACTGTTTCAGCATCTTACTTGTCAAAGCAAGAGTGTTGCATCGAAATTTTGAGATTATGGCACAAGGCGAAATGATAGAACCCATACCAAAAAAACATGGAAAAACATATAACAGAAAACGAAACCAATGCATTCTTTAGAAAAATCTAACCTGGAAGTAATGTATCTCTAGCTCTTATTGCCATCTTCCTGCCAAAATCTCCATCACCATTTTGATACGAGATTGTCTCTTTCACAATTTTGTCCTGAGTATTAGGGTCAGGCACCAATTTCTCCACACAATCATATACATGGGATCTGATATGATGCATATCTCCTCCAGTACTATAGAAGAACTTTGGATTAAGATAGAAACCAGCAGCAAAAAGTGGGTGATGCTGAAGTTTTTCCCACCTTCGGTGTATAATGTTCCAGTAGTCATGGTAATCCTTCTGGTTAACAAGTTCtttcttgattgtttctttGGCTCTATAAATTCCAGCATAAACGTAACCCATTCCGGGCCTCTTCTCACTACTAACTATCCTCAAAAGTCGCAAGAATGGATCAGCTAAACGGGAAATCAAGGCACAAGTAGACCAAAATGATTCGCTACTGAAACAATCTAGGACAGCCAATCCCTCAGGTTCCCTTGAGTAAGGGCTCTCTGCCCATTCCTCTGAACTAACCATGTTTTGCAAATTCTGCTTGAGACTCACTAATCGGTTCAATGTCATGAAATCTGTTGCTGATTTCGAAACTCCTATGTCA
This Coffea arabica cultivar ET-39 chromosome 3e, Coffea Arabica ET-39 HiFi, whole genome shotgun sequence DNA region includes the following protein-coding sequences:
- the LOC113738183 gene encoding eukaryotic translation initiation factor 2 subunit gamma, whose amino-acid sequence is MGPKQLMEQDPGELDVSKLHPLSPEIISYQPTINIGLIGHVAHGKTTVVRAISGIRTTRFKCELERNITVRLGYANAKIYKCEDERCPRPLCYKAYGSDMVDNPPCDVPGFDKSKMKLLRHVSFVDCPGHEIFMTRMLSGATVMDGSLLLIAANESFPQPQTLEHWSAVDLLKIQNLILLQNKVDLVQGEVARNQYQAIQKYVKGTVASNAPIIPISAQLNYNMDVVCEYIMKKISVPVRDFVSPPQMIVIRSFDVNKPGCEVLELKGGVVGGSIIKGVLKVNQIIELRPGILGKDASGNLRCSPIYTRVASLHSEQNKLQIAVPGGLIGVGTTMDPALSRSDRLVGQVLGQVGTLPEVYTEIKIANTHLLSKLLGVTMNGTAQGKVGGLIKGEILLLNVSSMATGAEVLKVKDKHAKLRLKAPVCTSLGEKVVLSRRIQGHWRLIGWGVIEDGITLDVLAATPDLT